One genomic segment of Profundibacter amoris includes these proteins:
- a CDS encoding glutathione S-transferase family protein, protein MTIRLYCFGESGNSYKAALALELSGLGWEPVYVDFFNGETRSPEFRALNEMGEAPVMVDGDLVLAQSGVIQDYVVEKSGKLGVATPEERREILRWTLWDNHKLSSPAGMTRFLIHFLPKDKQPQGVIPFTQARLNAAYKTLNQHLQNRDWVAANHLTIADLSCCSYLYYPEPFGFERKDWPHIDAWLSRISDTPGWKHPYDLMPGSPADRASQEGKTT, encoded by the coding sequence ATGACAATCCGGCTTTACTGTTTTGGCGAAAGCGGCAATTCCTACAAGGCGGCGCTGGCACTGGAATTATCCGGTCTGGGCTGGGAACCGGTCTATGTGGACTTTTTCAACGGCGAAACCCGTAGCCCCGAATTCCGCGCCCTGAATGAAATGGGCGAAGCGCCCGTGATGGTCGATGGCGATCTGGTTTTGGCCCAGTCCGGTGTCATTCAAGATTATGTGGTGGAGAAATCTGGCAAACTGGGCGTCGCCACACCCGAGGAACGCCGCGAAATTCTGCGCTGGACGCTGTGGGACAATCACAAACTGTCCTCGCCCGCCGGCATGACGCGGTTCCTGATCCATTTCCTGCCCAAAGACAAACAGCCACAGGGCGTGATCCCCTTCACCCAAGCCCGCCTGAACGCGGCCTACAAAACCCTGAACCAGCATCTGCAAAACCGCGACTGGGTCGCCGCCAATCATCTGACCATCGCCGATCTGTCCTGTTGCAGCTACCTTTATTACCCCGAACCTTTCGGGTTCGAGCGCAAGGACTGGCCCCACATCGACGCCTGGCTAAGCCGCATCAGCGACACGCCCGGCTGGAAACACCCTTATGATCTGATGCCCGGCAGCCCCGCTGACCGCGCAAGCCAAGAAGGAAAAACCACATGA
- a CDS encoding cupin domain-containing protein, giving the protein MPVIKINELPLVKGSESIGYPPPHDKGCDLYEAAALGEAAGLTQFGVNIEKLLPSGMSSQRHWHENEDEFLYVLSGEVVLVEDDGEHILTEGMAAGWKAGDSNAHHLINRSDAPAYYLIIGTRADSDTCHYPDIDLHYTRRNGERQFSHKDGTPYQEDETK; this is encoded by the coding sequence ATGCCTGTGATCAAGATCAACGAACTGCCGCTGGTCAAGGGCAGTGAAAGCATCGGCTATCCGCCGCCCCACGACAAGGGTTGCGATCTGTACGAGGCCGCCGCACTGGGCGAGGCCGCAGGGCTGACCCAGTTCGGTGTGAACATCGAAAAGCTGTTGCCCAGCGGCATGTCATCGCAACGCCACTGGCATGAAAACGAGGACGAGTTCCTGTATGTGCTGAGCGGCGAAGTGGTGCTGGTCGAGGACGACGGCGAACACATACTGACCGAAGGCATGGCAGCGGGCTGGAAGGCGGGCGACAGTAATGCCCACCACCTGATCAACCGCAGCGATGCGCCTGCCTATTACCTGATCATCGGCACGCGGGCCGACAGTGACACCTGCCATTACCCCGATATTGATCTTCACTACACACGTCGAAACGGTGAGCGCCAGTTCAGCCACAAAGACGGCACACCTTATCAAGAGGACGAAACCAAATGA
- a CDS encoding acetyl-CoA C-acetyltransferase: MTEAYIYDAVRSPRGKGRKDGALHEVTAVRLSAQILNAIKNRNNLDGHAVEDVIWGNVTQVMEQGGCLARTAVLASELDQSIPGLAINRFCASGMEAVNLAANQIKGGAGEAYIAGGIEMMGRVPMGSDGAAIAVDPSVAMSTYFVPQGISADLIATEYGFTREQADALAVESQIRAKAAWDDNRFAKSIIPIVDQNGLPILDHDEYMRPGTTTEALGALKASFKDMGEVMPGFDKVAIMKYPHLERLNHIHHAGNSSGIVDGSAALLIGNKEFGEKHGLKPRARIRANAKIGTEPTIMLTGPVPVTEKILHDNGMKISDIDLFEVNEAFAAVVLRFMQAFDVDPAIVNVNGGAIAMGHPLGATGAMIVGTVLDELERQDKEVGMATLCIASGMGVATIIERV, translated from the coding sequence ATGACCGAAGCCTATATCTATGACGCCGTCCGATCCCCCCGTGGCAAGGGCCGCAAGGATGGTGCGCTGCATGAAGTCACCGCCGTTCGCCTGTCCGCGCAAATCCTGAACGCGATCAAAAACCGCAACAATCTGGATGGTCACGCGGTCGAGGATGTGATCTGGGGCAACGTCACGCAGGTCATGGAACAGGGCGGCTGCCTTGCCCGCACTGCCGTTCTGGCCTCGGAACTGGACCAGTCGATCCCCGGCCTTGCCATCAACCGTTTCTGCGCCTCGGGCATGGAGGCCGTGAACCTTGCCGCCAACCAGATCAAGGGCGGCGCCGGCGAGGCCTATATCGCCGGCGGTATTGAAATGATGGGGCGCGTGCCGATGGGCAGCGACGGGGCGGCGATTGCGGTTGATCCCAGTGTCGCCATGTCCACCTATTTCGTGCCGCAGGGCATTTCTGCCGATCTGATCGCCACCGAATACGGCTTTACCCGTGAACAGGCCGACGCGCTGGCGGTGGAAAGCCAGATCCGCGCCAAGGCCGCTTGGGATGACAACCGGTTCGCCAAATCCATCATCCCGATTGTGGATCAGAACGGCCTGCCTATTCTGGACCATGACGAATACATGCGTCCTGGCACCACCACCGAGGCACTGGGTGCACTGAAGGCGAGCTTCAAGGATATGGGCGAGGTCATGCCCGGCTTTGACAAGGTTGCGATCATGAAATACCCGCATCTGGAACGTCTGAACCACATCCACCACGCGGGCAATTCCTCGGGCATCGTTGACGGTTCGGCCGCGCTGTTGATCGGCAACAAGGAATTCGGCGAAAAGCACGGGTTGAAACCCCGCGCCCGCATCCGCGCCAACGCCAAGATCGGCACCGAACCCACCATCATGCTGACCGGCCCCGTACCGGTGACCGAAAAAATCCTGCACGACAACGGCATGAAAATCAGCGACATTGATCTGTTCGAGGTGAACGAGGCCTTTGCCGCCGTAGTGTTGCGCTTTATGCAGGCTTTTGACGTGGACCCGGCAATCGTCAACGTCAACGGCGGCGCCATTGCGATGGGTCACCCGCTGGGCGCAACAGGCGCGATGATCGTTGGCACCGTGCTGGACGAACTGGAACGTCAGGACAAAGAAGTCGGCATGGCCACGCTTTGTATTGCGTCCGGCATGGGCGTTGCCACCATCATCGAGCGCGTCTGA
- a CDS encoding 3-hydroxyacyl-CoA dehydrogenase NAD-binding domain-containing protein, with the protein MSDFSYSVDADGIATITWDTKGKSMNVMSIQAFQDLDGLIDKALADDAVKGVVITSGKEGSFAGGMDLNIIAKMKDDAGENPAQGLFDGLMQMHAILRKIERAGMDPKTNKGGKPIAAALPGTALGIGLELPLSCHRIFAADNPKAKIGLPEIQVGIFPGMGGTTRLVRKMGAMAASPLLLQGKLNNPKAAKMAGVIDEVVPADELLAKAREWVLSAKDADILKPWDAKGYKMPGGAPYHPAGFMTFVGASAMVNGNTWGVYPAAKALLSAVYEGALVPFDTAIKIEARWFTNVMMNPSSSAMIRSLFINKEALEKGANRPDVPPQQVKKLGVLGAGMMGAGITLVSAMAGIKVVLIDQDQAAADRGKDYTATYMDKGIARKKATPEKKEAALNLITATTDYAALKGCDLIVEAVFEDPKIKAEVTAKVEAVVGEGCIFATNTSTLPISELAKASKRPEQYIGIHFFSPVEKMLLVEIIKGKETGDVAVAKALDFVRQIRKTPIVVNDARFFYANRCIIPYINEGIRMVKEGVAPALVENAAKLVGMPLGPLQLVDETSIDLGVKIAKATRAAMGDAYPDGAVDEVLFWMADEGRLGRKTKAGFYAYDEKGKRQGLWDGLAAKYPLADVQPDVHEVQHRLLMAQVLEAVRALDEGVLEDIREGDVGAILGWGFAPWSGGPFSWLDMIGEAKAVEICDHLTETYGERFSTPDLLREMADKGETFYGRFGKDAKAA; encoded by the coding sequence ATGAGCGATTTTTCCTATTCAGTAGACGCAGATGGCATCGCCACCATCACATGGGACACCAAAGGCAAATCCATGAATGTGATGAGCATTCAGGCCTTTCAGGATCTTGACGGTCTGATCGACAAGGCGCTGGCCGATGATGCCGTCAAAGGCGTGGTTATCACATCCGGCAAGGAAGGTTCCTTTGCCGGCGGCATGGATCTGAACATCATCGCCAAGATGAAGGACGACGCAGGCGAAAACCCCGCGCAGGGGCTGTTTGACGGTCTGATGCAGATGCACGCCATCCTGCGCAAGATCGAGCGCGCAGGGATGGATCCGAAAACCAACAAGGGCGGCAAACCGATTGCCGCTGCCCTGCCCGGCACAGCACTTGGGATCGGCCTTGAACTGCCGCTGTCCTGCCACCGCATCTTTGCCGCCGACAACCCCAAGGCCAAAATCGGCCTGCCGGAAATCCAGGTCGGTATTTTCCCCGGCATGGGCGGCACCACGCGCCTTGTGCGCAAGATGGGCGCGATGGCCGCAAGCCCGCTGTTGCTGCAAGGCAAGCTGAACAACCCCAAAGCCGCCAAAATGGCCGGCGTGATTGACGAGGTGGTTCCAGCCGACGAATTGCTGGCCAAAGCCAGGGAATGGGTTTTGAGTGCCAAGGATGCCGATATCCTGAAACCGTGGGATGCCAAGGGCTATAAAATGCCCGGCGGCGCGCCTTACCACCCTGCCGGCTTCATGACCTTCGTTGGTGCTTCGGCCATGGTGAACGGCAACACTTGGGGCGTCTACCCCGCCGCCAAGGCGCTGCTGTCGGCTGTTTACGAAGGGGCGCTGGTGCCCTTTGACACCGCAATCAAAATCGAGGCGCGCTGGTTCACCAATGTGATGATGAACCCGTCCTCGTCCGCCATGATCCGCAGCCTGTTCATCAACAAGGAAGCGCTGGAAAAAGGCGCCAACCGCCCCGATGTGCCGCCGCAACAGGTGAAAAAGCTGGGCGTATTGGGTGCAGGCATGATGGGTGCCGGTATCACGCTGGTTTCCGCCATGGCCGGAATCAAAGTGGTGCTGATCGATCAGGATCAGGCCGCCGCCGACCGCGGCAAGGATTACACCGCCACCTATATGGACAAGGGAATCGCCCGCAAAAAGGCCACGCCGGAAAAGAAAGAAGCGGCGCTGAACCTGATCACCGCCACCACCGACTATGCGGCGCTGAAGGGCTGTGACCTGATTGTCGAGGCGGTGTTCGAAGACCCCAAGATCAAGGCCGAAGTCACCGCCAAGGTCGAAGCGGTGGTAGGCGAGGGTTGCATCTTTGCCACCAACACCTCGACCCTGCCAATCAGCGAGCTGGCCAAGGCCTCCAAACGGCCCGAGCAATACATCGGCATCCACTTCTTTTCGCCGGTTGAAAAGATGCTGCTGGTCGAGATCATCAAGGGCAAGGAAACCGGTGATGTGGCCGTGGCCAAGGCGCTGGATTTCGTGCGCCAGATCCGCAAAACCCCGATCGTGGTCAATGACGCGCGCTTCTTCTATGCCAACCGCTGCATCATCCCCTACATCAACGAGGGCATCCGCATGGTCAAAGAGGGCGTCGCGCCCGCGCTGGTGGAAAACGCCGCCAAACTGGTCGGGATGCCGCTGGGACCGCTGCAACTGGTCGATGAAACCTCGATTGATCTGGGCGTGAAAATCGCCAAAGCCACCCGCGCCGCGATGGGCGATGCCTATCCCGATGGCGCGGTGGACGAGGTGCTGTTCTGGATGGCCGACGAGGGCCGTTTGGGCCGCAAAACCAAGGCCGGTTTCTATGCCTATGACGAAAAGGGCAAGCGGCAGGGGCTGTGGGACGGTCTGGCGGCGAAGTACCCGCTGGCGGACGTGCAGCCGGACGTGCACGAGGTGCAACACCGTTTGCTGATGGCGCAAGTGCTGGAAGCCGTGCGCGCGCTGGATGAAGGCGTGCTTGAGGACATCCGCGAAGGCGACGTCGGCGCGATCCTCGGCTGG